The Reichenbachiella carrageenanivorans region TGGGCCTGTGCCAGATTCGTTGCCCAACGACCATGAAATCACACAGGGGTGATTTTTGTCGCGCTCTACCATACGGTAGACCCTGCTCATCATAGCACCTGACCAACTCGGCATATTGGGAATATAGCTTCCCAAGTGGTGGCATTCGATGTTGGCTTCGTCCATCACATAGAGCCCGTATTCGTTGCAGAGTTCGAGCAAGTAAGGATCGTTAGGGTAATGTGACGTGCGAATGGCGTTGAAGTTGAACTGCTTGAGTAAGGCCACGTCTTTGCGCATGTCTTCTCTGGTGAGTGCTTTGCCTCGGATAGGGTTATGATCGTGGCGGTTGACGCCCATGATTTTAACCTCTTGTCCATTAATCAATAACTCTTGCTTGCTACCGAATGCTACTTTTCTAAATCCGATTTTCTGACTACGACTCTCTGCCACCTCACCTGCAGGATCGATCACGGAGAAAACCAAGGTGTACAAGTAAGGGTCTTCTACAGACCACTTTCTAGGCATGCGAATGTTGGCTTCCATAAAAGCAAATTTGGGCATGTCACGTGGTGGCCATCGTTCTTCAAAGACATCTTTCATTGAGGCGGTCATTTCTTTGCTAAGCACTGGTTGCTTATCCGCATCGTAAAGCTGTGCCGTGAGTTGCCAGTTGGCCAACTCAGATGCGTCTGTACCCAACCATACTTTGGGTCTGATTGCTATCGTGGCGTCTTCTAGATTTTCGTCAAATGTAGTCCTAACATGAAAGTCGTTGAGTGCTATTTTGGGTTGAGCCAGCAGCAACACTTCGCGATGAATTCCACTTAGGCGCCACATGTCTTGATCTTCGAGGTAGCTGCCGTCGCTCCATCGGAAGACCTGTACGGCTACTCGGTTTTTACCAGATTGGAGATATTTGGTCACGTCAAATTCTGCTGCGATACGACTGCCTTGGCTATAGCCTACTTTTTCGCCATTAACCCAGACATAAAATGCTGAAGATACTCCTCCAAAATGGAGTATAATAGAGTGGTCTTCCCAATCACTAGGCACTTCAAAATCTCTATAATAACTCCCTACAGGATTGTCTCTATAGATTTTAGGAGGTTTAGGGGGCATCGGGCCTTTCCAGCCGAAGCTGAGGTTGGGGTCTAATATATTAGGCGTAAAAGGATAGGTGATGTTGGTATAGATAGGTTGCCCGTAGCCTTTGAGTTCCCAGTTGGAGGGCACTTCAATGGGCTGCCAATTTTGCCCTTTAAAATCACTGTCCATAAAATCTAAAGGACGATCTTCAGATTTTTCCACAAAGTGAAATTGCCAGACACCATTTAGTGATACCATCCTAGACTTTTCTCGATCCGAAGCCAGTGCATCAGCAGCCGACGAATACGAATAACTAGCCACTCGACCAGGTAGTTTATTTTGCTCAAACATGAGTTCGTTTTCCCAATCATTTTGCGCTTGCACCACGAAAGAGATCAACAGTAACATGATACTGTATCGAACACTTCTATTTTTTAGTAACACCCTCATTTTCATTCTCTATTATTCACCTAAAACTAAACGATCCAATACATACTTCTTACCATCTTGGGCTTTGACATGTATCGCTACCGAATGTGCCTTCTTATGTTTTTTAAAATTATCTCTCACCTCGAATATAGAAAGAAGATCTACACTTCCCAGGACTGTCTCATTCAGCGGTTTGCCCTCTTTATTATACACCGTCAGCAATGCTTCTCCAGCATGAAAAACACCATATTGGCCTTTCAACTTGTTTTGATCTGTCTGCCATTGGAGTTTTTGCGTAATGATACCCGCCATATTCACATCCAAAACAGGACCTGCGCCTATCTGAGCAGCACCATGTATTTCAAGGTAATCAAACGACTGCCCCGGCGCAAGGGTATAGATGGGTGTGCGTACCTCTGTTTCTATATATCCCGTTTCCAAGCCACTACAAAACACCGACACATTGATTCCTTCGTCGTAATCCAATGATGGGTCGAATGGTTCTATGATTTTGGCGAAAGCCGTTTGATTGATTTTGTCCACATAGCAAATCCACGACTTAGAAGAAATGATGTGCAACCCACTCATGAGGTAATAATCATACTCCACCTCATAGATACCTGGCGCCACTTCCCCGTTCCAGTTGGTGCCATGGTTGTAGTATTTGGCTACATGCTCAGGGTTATTTTTGTCTAGTGGCATTCGATTTCTATTGATGTATCTCCATCTGGAATCTGCATCTCCTGTGATTTCGAATGGTTTACCATTGGGCAATTTGTATTTAGGATCAAACGGTACATAAGCCACATAATTTTCCCCATCAGTGAGCTCAGGTGCACTGCGAGACACGTGCTGACTGGAGGTCATGATTCCTCTTTGTACAGGATTGCTGCCTCGGTTGATCAAGGTATGTTTGATGTACACCAGACTCGATGCAGATTCTATATACAATCGACGTTTGTATTGTAACTCTTCTTCTACCTGCTCTGGCCTCATAAAGCTTTTGGAGGCACCGTTCCATTTGGGCACTGGAAGCTCCTGTATCCCAGAGCTCACATCGAGGTACTGCTGACCAGATTCGCTAGAGATAGCAGCCGTATAAGGCGCGTCACCTATCACTACTGGTGGCGGCCATCTTTGAGCCCTATTGCCATTTTTGTCGATCGAGCAGTTGTCGAACGGCATAGGTACGAGCCTGTATCCTCCAAAATTCCTCCATTCATGCTGTTTGACCAAATCACTTGTGCTATAGGATTCACCTAGCAATTTGGGATTGACCCAAAGTGAGGGCACCTCGCCTAAGTTGTATTCCAGAATTCGTCCAGCTGCCTGTGGCACTACAGCTAAACTGATGTAGTCGTTTTTGGCCACAAACACGCTGTCCCACTTCCAGTTTTTGTAATTGTCTACGATAGAAATGGCGTTTTGAGCATGTACCGCTGTAGTCAAAAGCATGGCCCAAACCACTGATAGAATTCTTGATTTGATCATACTATTTTTTATTCTTTGATCTCCATAAACTCGACTGGTGCGCCATTGTGAACGATGAACGCTACTCGCACCCCATCGCCTGGGGAAAAAGTCTCTACTAGTAGCTCTTTCCCTTCCAAGGCTTCTTCCATATTGTCTACATAATAAGCCACGTGAGGCATGGTTTGCATCATCTCTGGCATGGGACTATCCACATCGAATTTGACCCATTCGATCAAGTATTCGTCTTTGTCAAACTCCGTAAAGTGAATTTTACCCGCTTCGTAAAAGCCGTCCCAATTTTTCTCTTCGGTAGTTGGTATGCCTATGTGGCTAAACTTGTAGTCCATCGTTTTATTAGTTTTTTTGTGTGTTGATTCGCTGTTCTTACTACAACAGCCTAATGGGCTTTTTCCTTTTCTGAATAGCACTCAAAACTACACGGAAGGCGTGGGTGAAATTGGCTTCATATTATCCTCTGCTAAACCTATATTATCTCGCAGAGGCATTTAACATCGAGAAGGTGCTACACCAGCTTTTATTTGAAGCTCATATAGCACCTTTGATCAATCTCACATCAGCAATACTTAAACCGCACACCTATAATCTGACGGTGTCCTACCCATGATTTGTTTAAACTGCTTATTGAAATTGGTGATTGTATTAAAACCCACCATATAGCACACTTCAGATACAGGCACATTTTCTTGTACCAGTAGTCTCGATGCGTTTTTGATTCTCACCTCGTTCAAAAATCTGGTGAAAGACTTATTGGTCATTCGCTTGAAGAATCGGCAGAATGAATTGGTAGTCATACAAGCAATATCTGCAACATCATCTAGGCAAATATCACTGACGTAATTGTCCGAGATGTATTTGAGCACCGTATCTATGCGGTGCGAATTGTCAGTGGTCATTTGTCGCATGTCTGAAGTGGAGAGTAAAGTCTTGTCGTTTTCAAGGGCCAGACTGTCCAACATACTCAGCAGTTTGATCGATTGCTGTACTGGAGATAAATTGGGCATATTGAGTAAATCTTCGTGATAAGCAGCGCTGATGGTACTATCAAAATATACACCATACTTAGACATCTGAAGTAGCTGATTGATCTTGACAAACTCCGAACGGTCGAAGGTGCCGTTGCCAATAAAATCTCTAGTGAATTTGAGTACGATTGTTTTCACGCCATCGCTAGCTCCGTCTTGTGTATAAGACGCATCGTTTCTCCAAAGGTGAGGTAAATTAGGTCCTACCAAGACCAATTCTCCTGGAACTGAAGAGAGATACACTATCCCCAACGAATCGAGTACCATAACTTTGAGATATGTAGATCAACTCATACTGAGAATGATAGTGCCAAACGGAATCCAAGCAAGGCACTTCTCTCTTAATGACACGCAGTGGCGAACCTGCAATACTTTCTGAATTATTCGGTAGTAGTTTCATATCATATCGTATCTTTTTGTGTAATGTAAAGATTGATATTTGCTACTGTTTAAAGGATTTTTTGCGTGTCAAGAGCGTCACTTTCTGTGTCAAAAAACAGTGTAAATCATGCAAAAACACATGCGTCATGCAGAGTTATGTTTGAGCTGGTTGTTGCTAGATACAAGTAGGTGTCTGAATAATACCAAGAGATAAAATCCCTCTTAACTGCCCGTGTATTTGCTAGGGTTTACTCCAAATTGCTCCTTAAACACTTTCGTGAAATATGCACGATTTTTAAAACCTGTCTTATAACAAACTTGCTGTACCGTATGCACGCCAGCAGCCAGTAGTTCGGCAGCTTTTTTCAATCTATACGATCTGATTAGTTCTTGCGGCGTGTGATTGGTAATGGCTTTCACTTTTCTAAAGAGCTGACTGCGACTCATGTACAACTCTCGTGAAAATGCTTCTAGATCCATACTCTCATTGTCTAGGTTATCTTCCATCAATCGATAGATACGCTCGATGAAAATTTTATCGTTTTGGTTGTATTGTTTTTTCTCTAGCGACAAAGGATAGCCCAACTTGAATCGCTCCCTAATCTTCTGACGGTTTTGAAGAATGCTCTGAACCGTGGCTATCAAATGTCGCATTTCGAAAGGCTTTACGATATAAGCATCTGCACCCATCTCTAGACCTTCTATTTTGTCGTCGGTAGTAGATCGGGACGTCAGCAGGACGACTGGAATATGGCTGGTTCGTATGTCTACTTTCACATGCTTACATAGTTCTAGCCCGTTCATTTCGGGCATGAGTATATCGCTGATGATGAGATCAGGCCATTCGGAATCCATGGCTTCCACACATTTTTTTCCATTGTCGAACGAAGTCACATTGAAATACTCTGACAAGACCCCTTCCACAAACGTGCGCAGGTCGTAATTGTCCTCCACATAATAGATACTAACCGAAGACATAGACTCATCCACCACCAAGTCCGACAGATCCAATTTGTCTTGATTCACTCGCTGTTTGTCTTCATGACTCTCATTAGCCAAAATCTCTTCCATTCGTTTATTCCTAAAGGCGTCTTCTTTGCTGACCTTGACTGGTAGACTCACAAAAAAATTAGCTCCTTTGCCATACTCGCTTGTCACCTGTATTTCACCAAAGTGCAATTCAACAAGCATTTTAGACAATTCTAAGCCGATGCCAGACCCTACAGAAAAACCATCTTCTTTGCTGGTCTGATAAAACCGCTCAAACAAATGTGCTAAATCTTCGGCTCGAATACCTCTACCTGTATCACTGACTTCGATATAAAACCCCTCCTCTCGGATACCATAAGCAATACATATCGTATCCCCTTCTTTGGTAAATTTGAAGGCATTGTTAAGCAGGTTATTAACGACTACTTCTAGCTTTTGCTTATCGGCAATCACGAACAACTGGTTGGCCTCCCCTTTCAAAATCAGCTTTTTATTACTATCCTGAGCCAGTTCTTCGAAGTCGTGCTTGACCTCCGAGATAAAATCTGTAAAATCAAAGCTTTGCATATGAAGCTTGAGCAAATTTTGCTCTCCCTTTCTCAAGTCATGCACTTGCTCCACCAGTTGAAGCATTTTTTTTGACTGTCGCTGCACCAAGTCTATGTGTTGAAAAGCATCTTGGTTGTTTTTAAACATGTTTTTCAGTACAGCAATTGGCCCTGATATAAGGGTGAGTGGTGTCCTAAATTCATGTGAAATATTCATAAACAACTTGATCCTAGCAGCGTCTATTTCCACCACGCGATCCTTTTCCATTTGCTCCACTTTGAGTCTATGATGCAGCGAACTCATCCTAATCAGAGTCCGCATGATCAAAAACACAATGACTCCTGTCACGATCACATACAGTAGATATGCCCACCCTGTTTTCCACAAGGGCGGATGTATGATGATTTGAATTCTTCTAGGGCTCGACCATTCATTCTTGCTATTCGATACTGCCGCTTCAAACGTGTATTTGCCCGTAGGCAAAAGGCTGAAATTTGCCAATTTGTTGTTGGAAGAACTGACAAACCACTTCTCATTCAGGGGAAGTAATCGATAGCGAATCTGATGACTTTCTGTGTTAGAAAAATGCATAGAAATGAGCTCTAGCGAAATGCTACTTTGATCATAGTCTAGCTCCAGCTTCTTGGTATCATTGAGTGGTTGGGTCAAAACCACGTGCGTACCTACCTTGCTATCCACACTCACCAATTGGTTATGAATTTTCAATTGTCCAAAAAGCAACTTGGGTAAAAAAGTCTCTCTAGGAACTTCCTTTGGGTCGAAATAGCACACGCCATTGTTGCCACCAAAAACCATCAAGCCATTGTCGAGCCAGACGGAATTCACCTCGAAGCTGGCAGGTACCAAACCATCTTCAGGCGTGTAATTTCTAAATGTTTCTGTATCAATATTCAATTCATTGATTCCTTGATTAGTAGCGATCCATATATTGCCTTCTTCGTCGCACTGAAAAGTCATCACATCATTGTCATCGAGGCCATCTGTTTCTTTATATGACTTAAATTTTGGTTCTTCTCCATCTTCTATCAGCTTACTAATTCCTCCTTCTAATGTACCCATCCAAAGCCCTTGATTAGGCAGTCTTTTGATGGAGGTAACATAATAACCTGGAAACGAGTTTTCATCTGAGGGATCAGGTATAAAATTGGTAGCCACTATCTCAGTCAATGGCTTTTCATTATCATAATTCACCTTGATCAGTCCGTCGTTGACTGTTCCTATCCAAATCACATCGGTCAATGGATCTGCATCAATTACATTGATTTTCAAAGCCTCACTAAACGTCAGGTCGCCAAACGTGTGCATGGACTCATAGGCTCGTATTTCTCCTTTCGATCCGATGGTCAGTCGATGCAACCCTCTGAAATCAGCAATCCAAAATTTACCATGACGGTCTTCGGCAAACGAACGAACGGTGAGCTCCTCTAACTGCGGGATGTCTGGGTGGCTAAGCAGCTCCCAAGTAGATTTTCCTTGAAACTGACGATAAATACCTGGGGATCGACTCCCCAACCAAATGGTGTTTCGAGTGTCTTTATATACCCTTGTAAAAAATCTGTCGAGTTCTTCCGAGGGGCCAATGTCTGAGGTTTTTCCAGTTTTGGTATCGAATACCTTACATGTATTTACATTGATCGTAAGCAATACCCTAGTAGAATCTAGTCCGATCATATTGATAATCTGGCTCGATTTATTTTTATCGTCTTCCTCTTTTACTTTGAGGTTAGAATATTTGAAAATACGTTCATTCGTTCTGAATCGAAACAACCCTTGATTATAACTCCCTATCCACCCTCCACTGGCCGTATTGATCACAATACAACTGATACGGGTAAACTCATCTTTGAAAGTATAATTGATCCATTCATAGTTATTGTTCAGCAGGCGATATGGACGTTCAATCATACTGATCACATTGTTGTGCCTTCTCATCCATAGACGACCTTCATTATCCATGCCTAGCTGTGCATAGCCCTGCCCTCCCAGTCTGGATTTGAGCAACGTAAACTTTGGCACTCCTCTATCAAAATCTACCGAGATCACATACAGTTCCCAGGTAGACAGCACATAGATGTATCCTTCCTTACCATGCACCACATCCAAGCATCGTCTCACTTCATTGGGCAATACCCGTTCAAACGCTTTTTTCTGCGTATCAAAACTCATGAGACCTATATTGGTCGTCATCAAAAAGTATCTATCCGTAAGTACATCGGCTCCGTGTATCTTGAGCCTAGCAAGATCTACTCCTTCAGGCATGTATTGTCCCACAAAATCATAATTGTTTTTATTAAAAAGGAGTACGCCTTCAGATTCGGTAATACAGACTATAAATTGATTTGTTTGGTCGATTTGATTGATGATAGGACCAGCCAGTTTCACGTCCTTTTTACTATTGGAGTATAACTCCACAAACTTCTCTTTGTCGTAATCATATAACGTCAGTCCTTTTTCGGTTCCAATAAGGATATTGCCATTCGAATCTTGAAGTAACGACTGAATGCGACTGCTCGTGAGCGAACCTATCTCACTATCAGCATAAAAAGTCTTAAACTCATAGCCATCGTAGATATTGAGTCCTTTGAACGTGCCCACCCATATGAGTCCATTGTGGTCTTCTATCACCGTTGTGACTCCAAAGTGCGACAGACCATCCTCTGTCGTCAGGTGCTTGGATATATCTATTTCTACGTCAGTACTTTGAGCCATAATCTGGCTCAATGCAGTGCATAAAAAAAACGATAACAGTATCAGTCTAAATCGACTCATTTTTTTGTTGGTTTATATCATCGAGTGCCGAGAGGTCGAACCATCATCCTCAAAAATATACAGATCAAACGTCAAAAGTTGCAGTTTTTTTGACGTATCCATTTCATCGAGCACACAGTTAACACAGTACCGATGCTGGATAAAATTGGCGAATACACTAGCGATATGAGCACCGATCTTTGGCGATCAATCAACACCTGTTGCCATTGATGTAATTGGTCTTCTGACTACAACCAAATATTAAAAATCCATGAACTCGTATCTCCATGTACCCAAGCCTTTGGCCAAGAAGGAGAAGAGAGGCGTAAAGAAAAACCACACCTTTTACCATATCCATTCCATATGAAAATAATAAAAATAGAACCATATATCATCTGCCACCAACTTGACACACCTTTCCACTTCTCACAATGGCAATATGACACTCGCAAAATATGCATCGTCAAAATCACTCTCGAAGATGGTACCTATGGCTGGGGAGAAGGCTATGGGCCTGCGAATGTAGTAAAGGCAGCCATCGAGTTTTTTGCTCCCTTTATCATGGGTAGAAATGCCCTCGAAAACGAAACCATCTGGCAGGAAATGTACTTACGATCTATGGACTATGCCCGTAGTGGGACTTTTACCGCTGGCATGAGTGCCATCGACGTGGCGCTCTGGGATCTGAAAGGCAAAATACTAAACCAACCCGTATCTGTGCTGCTAGGTGGTATAAAAAACCCATTGATAGAACCATACGCTACAGGTCTTTATTTCGAACGTGTGAAAAATCTAGAAAAGAAACTAGTAGACGAAGCGCTGTTTTATAAAGAACAAGGATTTAGATCTACTAAAATGAAAGTGGGACTAGGCATAGAACAAGACGTACAACTGGTCAGTGCCATTC contains the following coding sequences:
- a CDS encoding VOC family protein codes for the protein MDYKFSHIGIPTTEEKNWDGFYEAGKIHFTEFDKDEYLIEWVKFDVDSPMPEMMQTMPHVAYYVDNMEEALEGKELLVETFSPGDGVRVAFIVHNGAPVEFMEIKE
- a CDS encoding AraC family transcriptional regulator — its product is MVLDSLGIVYLSSVPGELVLVGPNLPHLWRNDASYTQDGASDGVKTIVLKFTRDFIGNGTFDRSEFVKINQLLQMSKYGVYFDSTISAAYHEDLLNMPNLSPVQQSIKLLSMLDSLALENDKTLLSTSDMRQMTTDNSHRIDTVLKYISDNYVSDICLDDVADIACMTTNSFCRFFKRMTNKSFTRFLNEVRIKNASRLLVQENVPVSEVCYMVGFNTITNFNKQFKQIMGRTPSDYRCAV
- a CDS encoding hybrid sensor histidine kinase/response regulator transcription factor codes for the protein MAQSTDVEIDISKHLTTEDGLSHFGVTTVIEDHNGLIWVGTFKGLNIYDGYEFKTFYADSEIGSLTSSRIQSLLQDSNGNILIGTEKGLTLYDYDKEKFVELYSNSKKDVKLAGPIINQIDQTNQFIVCITESEGVLLFNKNNYDFVGQYMPEGVDLARLKIHGADVLTDRYFLMTTNIGLMSFDTQKKAFERVLPNEVRRCLDVVHGKEGYIYVLSTWELYVISVDFDRGVPKFTLLKSRLGGQGYAQLGMDNEGRLWMRRHNNVISMIERPYRLLNNNYEWINYTFKDEFTRISCIVINTASGGWIGSYNQGLFRFRTNERIFKYSNLKVKEEDDKNKSSQIINMIGLDSTRVLLTINVNTCKVFDTKTGKTSDIGPSEELDRFFTRVYKDTRNTIWLGSRSPGIYRQFQGKSTWELLSHPDIPQLEELTVRSFAEDRHGKFWIADFRGLHRLTIGSKGEIRAYESMHTFGDLTFSEALKINVIDADPLTDVIWIGTVNDGLIKVNYDNEKPLTEIVATNFIPDPSDENSFPGYYVTSIKRLPNQGLWMGTLEGGISKLIEDGEEPKFKSYKETDGLDDNDVMTFQCDEEGNIWIATNQGINELNIDTETFRNYTPEDGLVPASFEVNSVWLDNGLMVFGGNNGVCYFDPKEVPRETFLPKLLFGQLKIHNQLVSVDSKVGTHVVLTQPLNDTKKLELDYDQSSISLELISMHFSNTESHQIRYRLLPLNEKWFVSSSNNKLANFSLLPTGKYTFEAAVSNSKNEWSSPRRIQIIIHPPLWKTGWAYLLYVIVTGVIVFLIMRTLIRMSSLHHRLKVEQMEKDRVVEIDAARIKLFMNISHEFRTPLTLISGPIAVLKNMFKNNQDAFQHIDLVQRQSKKMLQLVEQVHDLRKGEQNLLKLHMQSFDFTDFISEVKHDFEELAQDSNKKLILKGEANQLFVIADKQKLEVVVNNLLNNAFKFTKEGDTICIAYGIREEGFYIEVSDTGRGIRAEDLAHLFERFYQTSKEDGFSVGSGIGLELSKMLVELHFGEIQVTSEYGKGANFFVSLPVKVSKEDAFRNKRMEEILANESHEDKQRVNQDKLDLSDLVVDESMSSVSIYYVEDNYDLRTFVEGVLSEYFNVTSFDNGKKCVEAMDSEWPDLIISDILMPEMNGLELCKHVKVDIRTSHIPVVLLTSRSTTDDKIEGLEMGADAYIVKPFEMRHLIATVQSILQNRQKIRERFKLGYPLSLEKKQYNQNDKIFIERIYRLMEDNLDNESMDLEAFSRELYMSRSQLFRKVKAITNHTPQELIRSYRLKKAAELLAAGVHTVQQVCYKTGFKNRAYFTKVFKEQFGVNPSKYTGS